From a region of the Vitis riparia cultivar Riparia Gloire de Montpellier isolate 1030 unplaced genomic scaffold, EGFV_Vit.rip_1.0 scaffold541_pilon_pilon, whole genome shotgun sequence genome:
- the LOC117910029 gene encoding rust resistance kinase Lr10-like isoform X1, with the protein MTSNGCGDQGPLIQFPFRLKDQPHHSGYPGFELSCTENNQTMLDLPVSVKLLVKKIVYKSREIIVQDPDNCLARQLRNLNLAASPFHFKFEWDFTLFNCSSDKTESYGFDQSIPCLSIPGNPVYAVYSSSSVQDMDLSSCRRLYNASAPGNRDYGDMIFNGSEFSLKWLKSICRSCPEGGKICRLKKSNSREPETECIKGVSKKIIVTGAIFGFFLLMLVIVVPYRVYSSNKVERDNKVKVKKFLEDYEALKPSRYSYADIKRITSQFKDKLGEGGYGTVYKGKLSDEVFVAVKILNNSQGNGEEFINEVATMGTIHHVNIVRLVGFCADRFNRALIYEYLPNESLEKFIFSKVVKNYSLSWKKLQEIAIGIAKGIEYLHQGCDQRILHFDIKPHNILLDHNFNAKISDFGLAKLCSKEQSAVSMTIVRGTIGYIAPEVLSRNFGNVSYKSDVYSFGMLLLEMVGGRKNIDVSVESTSQVYFPKWIYNHLDIGEELHIRIEEEGDVEIAKKLAIVGLSCIQWCPVDRPSMKIVVQMLEGEGDKLTMPPNSFASTVPTNLSKPGRVFQQELAIISELE; encoded by the exons ATGACATCGAACGGTTGTGGCGACCAGGGTCCACTCATCCAGTTCCCTTTCCGTCTAAAAGACCAGCCACACCACAGTGGATATCCGGGATTTGAGTTATCTTGCACTGAGAATAATCAGACCATGCTAGACCTGCCAGTTTCGGTAAAGCTCTTGGTGAAGAAAATAGTTTACAAATCCCGGGAAATCATTGTCCAGGACCCGGATAATTGCCTTGCGAGACAGCTTCGAAACCTCAATTTAGCTGCCTCCCCCTTCCACTTCAAATTTGAATGGGACTTCACCTTGTTCAATTGTTCCTCAGACAAAACAGAATCATATGGTTTTGATCAGTCCATCCCTTGTCTTTCTATCCCTGGTAACCCAGTTTATGCTGTTTATTCCTCCAGCTCTGTCCAAGATATGGATCTATCCTCTTGCCGCAGGCTTTACAACGCTTCAGCTCCAGGTAATCGAGATTATGGGGATATGATATTCAATGGAAGTGAATTTTCTTTGAAGTGGTTGAAATCAATATGTCGAAGCTGCCCAGAAGGAGGAAAAATATGCAGACTGAAGAAGAGTAATAGCAGGGAACCAGAAACTGAATGTATTAAAG gtGTATCGAAGAAAATAATTGTGACAG GTGCAATATTTGGTTTCTTTCTTCTCATGTTAGTAATTGTTGTGCCTTATCGTGTCTATAGCTCAAATAAAGTAGAAAGAGATAATAAAGTAAAGGTTAAAAAGTTTCTAGAAGACTATGAAGCCCTCAAGCCCTCAAGATACTCCTATGCTGATATTAAAAGGATTACGAGTCAATTCAAAGATAAATTAGGGGAAGGAGGATATGGAACCGTGTACAAAGGAAAGCTTTCAGATGAAGTTTTTGTTGCAGTAAAAATCCTTAACAATTCTCAAGGAAATGGGGAAGAGTTCATTAATGAAGTAGCAACAATGGGTACAATCCACCATGTTAATATAGTTCGTTTAGTTGGATTTTGTGCTGATAGATTTAATCGAGCTTTAATTTATGAGTACTTACCAAATGAGTCATTGGagaagttcatattttcaaaagttgtCAAGAACTATTCACTTAGTTGgaagaaacttcaagaaattgCTATAGGTATAGCAAAAGGAATTGAGTATCTTCATCAAGGTTGTGATCAAAGAATCcttcattttgatatcaaacctCATAATATTTTACTTGACCACAACTTTAATGCAAAGATTTCTGACTTTGGTTTAGCCAAATTGTGCTCCAAGGAACAAAGTGCAGTCTCTATGACAATTGTAAGGGGAACAATAGGCTATATCGCTCCAGAAGTGTTATCTAGGAATTTTGGGAATGTGTCTTATAAGTcagatgtttatagttttggaatgttgttaCTTGAAATGGTTGGAGGAAGGAAGAACATTGATGTTAGTGTGGAAAGTACTAGCCAAGTATATTTCCCAAAATGGATTTATAATCATTTGGATATAGGGGAAGAATTGCATATTCGAATTGAAGAAGAAGGAGATGTTGAGATTGCAAAGAAATTAGCAATTGTGGGACTTTCATGTATTCAGTGGTGTCCAGTGGATCGTCCTTCCATGAAAATTGTGGTTCAAATGTTGGAAGGAGAAGGAGACAAGTTAACCATGCCTCCTAACTCTTTTGCTTCAACAGTTCCAACAAACTTGAGCAAGCCAGGTAGAGTTTTTCAACAAGAGTTGGCAATAATTTCAGAACTAGAGTAA
- the LOC117910028 gene encoding rust resistance kinase Lr10-like isoform X3, producing the protein MPALFLWGYSKHQLPFPIERFESYDILGVTNTTVLMNCEQPISDDNYILITPCNRSNVTSSSSQAYVYALVGDLYMEVGEIQYSCTILRTIATRFLKPGNLSMSDLQEVLLLGLDLSFLSFRCKSECEVKGLDCKRNYSNYTVQCYKPGFFSYLLIIIRAILGVDYFIQYFGYLSYGGKTTLLAGAVLIFQLMVMIIIGRAVIGILCLFAYLIYKFRRRHLSLDDDIEEFLHNYQNLRPIKYTYSDIKKMTYNFKHKLGQGGFGSVYKGKLRSGRIVAVKMLVMSKANGQDFINEVATIGRIHHVNVVRLVGFCIQRSKWALIYDYMPNGSLDKFVFLDQSNNIPLSWERLYKIALGVGRGIEYLHQGCDMQILHFDIKPHNILLDEDFTPKVSDFGLAKLYSTDESIVSVTAARGTLGYIAPELFYKNIGGVSFKADVYSFGMLLLEMVGKRKNVNAFAEHSSQIYFPSWIYDRYDQGEDMEMGDATEDEKKYVRKMVIVALWCVQMKPVDRPSMSKTLEMLEGEIELLKMPPKPTLWSIENHEQSMVEVPISSSNSMGTISLNGR; encoded by the exons ATGCCGGCCCTCTTCCTGTGGGGATATTCAAAACATCAGCTACCCTTTCCGATTGAAAG GTTTGAGTCATATGATATACTGGGAGTGACCAATACAACGGTTTTGATGAACTGCGAGCAGCCAATAAGTGATGACAACTATATTCTTATCACTCCTTGCAACAGAAGCAATGTGACTTCATCTTCCTCACAAGCATATGTTTATGCACTAGTCGGAGATTTATACATGGAGGTGGGAGAGATTCAGTATTCATGCACCATCCTCAGGACTATTGCTACTCGATTCTTGAAGCCCGGCAATCTTTCAATGTCAGATTTGCAAGAAGTGCTGCTTCTGGGGCTTGATCTTTCATTTTTGAGCTTCCGCTGCAAAAGCGAATGCGAGGTGAAAGGGCTAGACTGCAAGCGGAATTATAGCAATTATACCGTACAGTGCTATAAAC CTGGGTTCTTTTCCTATCTGCTAATTATAATCA GAGCTATATTAGGTGTGGACTACTTTATCCAAT ACTTCGGATATCTTTCGTATGGAGGCAAAACAACTTTACTCG CTGGGGCAGTCTTGATATTTCAACTCATGG TCATGATCATCATCGGACGAGCTGTGATTGGTATTTTGTGCCTCTTTGCCTATTTAATTTACAAGTTTCGACGGAGACACTTATCATTAGATGATGATATTGAAGAATTCCTACATAACTACCAAAATCTTCGACCAATCAAATACACATATTCAGACATAAAGAAGATGACTTATAATTTTAAGCATAAATTGGGTCAAGGAGGTTTTGGCTCTGTGTACAAAGGAAAACTCCGAAGTGGCCGCATTGTAGCTGTAAAAATGTTGGTTATGTCAAAGGCTAATGGACAAGATTTTATCAATGAAGTTGCTACAATTGGAAGAATTCATCATGTTAATGTGGTGAGACTTGTTGGATTTTGCATACAGAGATCAAAATGGGCCCTTATATATGACTACATGCCCAATGGATCTCTTGATaagtttgtttttcttgatcAAAGCAACAACATTCCTTTGAGTTGGGAAAGATTATACAAGATTGCACTTGGAGTAGGACGTGGGATCGAATACTTACATCAAGGGTGTGATatgcaaattcttcattttgatatcaagCCACACAACATTCTTCTCGATGAAGACTTCACACCAAAAGTTTCAGATTTCGGTCTTGCAAAATTATACTCAACAGATGAAAGTATTGTATCAGTCACTGCTGCTAGAGGAACCTTGGGCTACATTGCTCCTGAATTGTTCTACAAAAACATTGGAGGTGTATCATTTAAGGctgatgtttatagttttggaatgttgttaTTGGAAATGGTGGGAAAAAGGAAGAATGTGAATGCATTTGCAGAGCATTCAAGTCAAATATATTTCCCATCATGGATTTATGATAGATATGATCAAGGAGAGGACATGGAAATGGGAGATGCCACTGAGGATGAAAAAAAGTATGTAAGGAAAATGGTGATAGTTgcgctatggtgtgtacaaatGAAGCCTGTGGATCGTCCTTCAATGAGCAAAACATTGGAGATGCTTGAAGGAGAGATTGAACTATTGAAAATGCCTCCTAAGCCAACTCTATGGTCTATCGAGAATCATGAGCAATCCATGGTAGAGGTACCAatttcatcatccaattccATGGGTACAATCAGCTTAAATGGAAGGTAG
- the LOC117910028 gene encoding rust resistance kinase Lr10-like isoform X2 — protein sequence MMFREAKLVVFALFHTFLLAICAANGNQTCRPSSCGDIQNISYPFRLKGDPSWCGDSEYELLCENNRTMVNLDPGKFYVADINYDHYTIRIVDPGLKKGNCFSTPLYSLSYYRFESYDILGVTNTTVLMNCEQPISDDNYILITPCNRSNVTSSSSQAYVYALVGDLYMEVGEIQYSCTILRTIATRFLKPGNLSMSDLQEVLLLGLDLSFLSFRCKSECEVKGLDCKRNYSNYTVQCYKRAILGVDYFIQYFGYLSYGGKTTLLAGAVLIFQLMVMIIIGRAVIGILCLFAYLIYKFRRRHLSLDDDIEEFLHNYQNLRPIKYTYSDIKKMTYNFKHKLGQGGFGSVYKGKLRSGRIVAVKMLVMSKANGQDFINEVATIGRIHHVNVVRLVGFCIQRSKWALIYDYMPNGSLDKFVFLDQSNNIPLSWERLYKIALGVGRGIEYLHQGCDMQILHFDIKPHNILLDEDFTPKVSDFGLAKLYSTDESIVSVTAARGTLGYIAPELFYKNIGGVSFKADVYSFGMLLLEMVGKRKNVNAFAEHSSQIYFPSWIYDRYDQGEDMEMGDATEDEKKYVRKMVIVALWCVQMKPVDRPSMSKTLEMLEGEIELLKMPPKPTLWSIENHEQSMVEVPISSSNSMGTISLNGR from the exons ATGATGTTTAGAGAAGCAAAACTTGTGGTGTTTGCGCTCTTCCACACTTTCTTGCTTGCAATTTGTGCTGCTAATGGAAACCAGACATGCCGGCCCTCTTCCTGTGGGGATATTCAAAACATCAGCTACCCTTTCCGATTGAAAGGTGATCCGTCCTGGTGTGGTGATTCTGAGTATGAATTGCTTTGCGAAAACAATCGTACTATGGTTAACCTCGACCCTGGGAAATTCTATGTTGCTGATATCAACTACGATCACTATACCATTCGGATAGTGGATCCTGGGCTGAAAAAGGGCAACTGTTTCTCAACTCCTCTCTATTCCTTGTCATATTACAGGTTTGAGTCATATGATATACTGGGAGTGACCAATACAACGGTTTTGATGAACTGCGAGCAGCCAATAAGTGATGACAACTATATTCTTATCACTCCTTGCAACAGAAGCAATGTGACTTCATCTTCCTCACAAGCATATGTTTATGCACTAGTCGGAGATTTATACATGGAGGTGGGAGAGATTCAGTATTCATGCACCATCCTCAGGACTATTGCTACTCGATTCTTGAAGCCCGGCAATCTTTCAATGTCAGATTTGCAAGAAGTGCTGCTTCTGGGGCTTGATCTTTCATTTTTGAGCTTCCGCTGCAAAAGCGAATGCGAGGTGAAAGGGCTAGACTGCAAGCGGAATTATAGCAATTATACCGTACAGTGCTATAAAC GAGCTATATTAGGTGTGGACTACTTTATCCAAT ACTTCGGATATCTTTCGTATGGAGGCAAAACAACTTTACTCG CTGGGGCAGTCTTGATATTTCAACTCATGG TCATGATCATCATCGGACGAGCTGTGATTGGTATTTTGTGCCTCTTTGCCTATTTAATTTACAAGTTTCGACGGAGACACTTATCATTAGATGATGATATTGAAGAATTCCTACATAACTACCAAAATCTTCGACCAATCAAATACACATATTCAGACATAAAGAAGATGACTTATAATTTTAAGCATAAATTGGGTCAAGGAGGTTTTGGCTCTGTGTACAAAGGAAAACTCCGAAGTGGCCGCATTGTAGCTGTAAAAATGTTGGTTATGTCAAAGGCTAATGGACAAGATTTTATCAATGAAGTTGCTACAATTGGAAGAATTCATCATGTTAATGTGGTGAGACTTGTTGGATTTTGCATACAGAGATCAAAATGGGCCCTTATATATGACTACATGCCCAATGGATCTCTTGATaagtttgtttttcttgatcAAAGCAACAACATTCCTTTGAGTTGGGAAAGATTATACAAGATTGCACTTGGAGTAGGACGTGGGATCGAATACTTACATCAAGGGTGTGATatgcaaattcttcattttgatatcaagCCACACAACATTCTTCTCGATGAAGACTTCACACCAAAAGTTTCAGATTTCGGTCTTGCAAAATTATACTCAACAGATGAAAGTATTGTATCAGTCACTGCTGCTAGAGGAACCTTGGGCTACATTGCTCCTGAATTGTTCTACAAAAACATTGGAGGTGTATCATTTAAGGctgatgtttatagttttggaatgttgttaTTGGAAATGGTGGGAAAAAGGAAGAATGTGAATGCATTTGCAGAGCATTCAAGTCAAATATATTTCCCATCATGGATTTATGATAGATATGATCAAGGAGAGGACATGGAAATGGGAGATGCCACTGAGGATGAAAAAAAGTATGTAAGGAAAATGGTGATAGTTgcgctatggtgtgtacaaatGAAGCCTGTGGATCGTCCTTCAATGAGCAAAACATTGGAGATGCTTGAAGGAGAGATTGAACTATTGAAAATGCCTCCTAAGCCAACTCTATGGTCTATCGAGAATCATGAGCAATCCATGGTAGAGGTACCAatttcatcatccaattccATGGGTACAATCAGCTTAAATGGAAGGTAG
- the LOC117910028 gene encoding rust resistance kinase Lr10-like isoform X1: MMFREAKLVVFALFHTFLLAICAANGNQTCRPSSCGDIQNISYPFRLKGDPSWCGDSEYELLCENNRTMVNLDPGKFYVADINYDHYTIRIVDPGLKKGNCFSTPLYSLSYYRFESYDILGVTNTTVLMNCEQPISDDNYILITPCNRSNVTSSSSQAYVYALVGDLYMEVGEIQYSCTILRTIATRFLKPGNLSMSDLQEVLLLGLDLSFLSFRCKSECEVKGLDCKRNYSNYTVQCYKPGFFSYLLIIIRAILGVDYFIQYFGYLSYGGKTTLLAGAVLIFQLMVMIIIGRAVIGILCLFAYLIYKFRRRHLSLDDDIEEFLHNYQNLRPIKYTYSDIKKMTYNFKHKLGQGGFGSVYKGKLRSGRIVAVKMLVMSKANGQDFINEVATIGRIHHVNVVRLVGFCIQRSKWALIYDYMPNGSLDKFVFLDQSNNIPLSWERLYKIALGVGRGIEYLHQGCDMQILHFDIKPHNILLDEDFTPKVSDFGLAKLYSTDESIVSVTAARGTLGYIAPELFYKNIGGVSFKADVYSFGMLLLEMVGKRKNVNAFAEHSSQIYFPSWIYDRYDQGEDMEMGDATEDEKKYVRKMVIVALWCVQMKPVDRPSMSKTLEMLEGEIELLKMPPKPTLWSIENHEQSMVEVPISSSNSMGTISLNGR; encoded by the exons ATGATGTTTAGAGAAGCAAAACTTGTGGTGTTTGCGCTCTTCCACACTTTCTTGCTTGCAATTTGTGCTGCTAATGGAAACCAGACATGCCGGCCCTCTTCCTGTGGGGATATTCAAAACATCAGCTACCCTTTCCGATTGAAAGGTGATCCGTCCTGGTGTGGTGATTCTGAGTATGAATTGCTTTGCGAAAACAATCGTACTATGGTTAACCTCGACCCTGGGAAATTCTATGTTGCTGATATCAACTACGATCACTATACCATTCGGATAGTGGATCCTGGGCTGAAAAAGGGCAACTGTTTCTCAACTCCTCTCTATTCCTTGTCATATTACAGGTTTGAGTCATATGATATACTGGGAGTGACCAATACAACGGTTTTGATGAACTGCGAGCAGCCAATAAGTGATGACAACTATATTCTTATCACTCCTTGCAACAGAAGCAATGTGACTTCATCTTCCTCACAAGCATATGTTTATGCACTAGTCGGAGATTTATACATGGAGGTGGGAGAGATTCAGTATTCATGCACCATCCTCAGGACTATTGCTACTCGATTCTTGAAGCCCGGCAATCTTTCAATGTCAGATTTGCAAGAAGTGCTGCTTCTGGGGCTTGATCTTTCATTTTTGAGCTTCCGCTGCAAAAGCGAATGCGAGGTGAAAGGGCTAGACTGCAAGCGGAATTATAGCAATTATACCGTACAGTGCTATAAAC CTGGGTTCTTTTCCTATCTGCTAATTATAATCA GAGCTATATTAGGTGTGGACTACTTTATCCAAT ACTTCGGATATCTTTCGTATGGAGGCAAAACAACTTTACTCG CTGGGGCAGTCTTGATATTTCAACTCATGG TCATGATCATCATCGGACGAGCTGTGATTGGTATTTTGTGCCTCTTTGCCTATTTAATTTACAAGTTTCGACGGAGACACTTATCATTAGATGATGATATTGAAGAATTCCTACATAACTACCAAAATCTTCGACCAATCAAATACACATATTCAGACATAAAGAAGATGACTTATAATTTTAAGCATAAATTGGGTCAAGGAGGTTTTGGCTCTGTGTACAAAGGAAAACTCCGAAGTGGCCGCATTGTAGCTGTAAAAATGTTGGTTATGTCAAAGGCTAATGGACAAGATTTTATCAATGAAGTTGCTACAATTGGAAGAATTCATCATGTTAATGTGGTGAGACTTGTTGGATTTTGCATACAGAGATCAAAATGGGCCCTTATATATGACTACATGCCCAATGGATCTCTTGATaagtttgtttttcttgatcAAAGCAACAACATTCCTTTGAGTTGGGAAAGATTATACAAGATTGCACTTGGAGTAGGACGTGGGATCGAATACTTACATCAAGGGTGTGATatgcaaattcttcattttgatatcaagCCACACAACATTCTTCTCGATGAAGACTTCACACCAAAAGTTTCAGATTTCGGTCTTGCAAAATTATACTCAACAGATGAAAGTATTGTATCAGTCACTGCTGCTAGAGGAACCTTGGGCTACATTGCTCCTGAATTGTTCTACAAAAACATTGGAGGTGTATCATTTAAGGctgatgtttatagttttggaatgttgttaTTGGAAATGGTGGGAAAAAGGAAGAATGTGAATGCATTTGCAGAGCATTCAAGTCAAATATATTTCCCATCATGGATTTATGATAGATATGATCAAGGAGAGGACATGGAAATGGGAGATGCCACTGAGGATGAAAAAAAGTATGTAAGGAAAATGGTGATAGTTgcgctatggtgtgtacaaatGAAGCCTGTGGATCGTCCTTCAATGAGCAAAACATTGGAGATGCTTGAAGGAGAGATTGAACTATTGAAAATGCCTCCTAAGCCAACTCTATGGTCTATCGAGAATCATGAGCAATCCATGGTAGAGGTACCAatttcatcatccaattccATGGGTACAATCAGCTTAAATGGAAGGTAG
- the LOC117910029 gene encoding rust resistance kinase Lr10-like isoform X2 encodes MTSNGCGDQGPLIQFPFRLKDQPHHSGYPGFELSCTENNQTMLDLPVSVKLLVKKIVYKSREIIVQDPDNCLARQLRNLNLAASPFHFKFEWDFTLFNCSSDKTESYGFDQSIPCLSIPGNPVYAVYSSSSVQDMDLSSCRRLYNASAPGNRDYGDMIFNGSEFSLKWLKSICRSCPEGGKICRLKKSNSREPETECIKGAIFGFFLLMLVIVVPYRVYSSNKVERDNKVKVKKFLEDYEALKPSRYSYADIKRITSQFKDKLGEGGYGTVYKGKLSDEVFVAVKILNNSQGNGEEFINEVATMGTIHHVNIVRLVGFCADRFNRALIYEYLPNESLEKFIFSKVVKNYSLSWKKLQEIAIGIAKGIEYLHQGCDQRILHFDIKPHNILLDHNFNAKISDFGLAKLCSKEQSAVSMTIVRGTIGYIAPEVLSRNFGNVSYKSDVYSFGMLLLEMVGGRKNIDVSVESTSQVYFPKWIYNHLDIGEELHIRIEEEGDVEIAKKLAIVGLSCIQWCPVDRPSMKIVVQMLEGEGDKLTMPPNSFASTVPTNLSKPGRVFQQELAIISELE; translated from the exons ATGACATCGAACGGTTGTGGCGACCAGGGTCCACTCATCCAGTTCCCTTTCCGTCTAAAAGACCAGCCACACCACAGTGGATATCCGGGATTTGAGTTATCTTGCACTGAGAATAATCAGACCATGCTAGACCTGCCAGTTTCGGTAAAGCTCTTGGTGAAGAAAATAGTTTACAAATCCCGGGAAATCATTGTCCAGGACCCGGATAATTGCCTTGCGAGACAGCTTCGAAACCTCAATTTAGCTGCCTCCCCCTTCCACTTCAAATTTGAATGGGACTTCACCTTGTTCAATTGTTCCTCAGACAAAACAGAATCATATGGTTTTGATCAGTCCATCCCTTGTCTTTCTATCCCTGGTAACCCAGTTTATGCTGTTTATTCCTCCAGCTCTGTCCAAGATATGGATCTATCCTCTTGCCGCAGGCTTTACAACGCTTCAGCTCCAGGTAATCGAGATTATGGGGATATGATATTCAATGGAAGTGAATTTTCTTTGAAGTGGTTGAAATCAATATGTCGAAGCTGCCCAGAAGGAGGAAAAATATGCAGACTGAAGAAGAGTAATAGCAGGGAACCAGAAACTGAATGTATTAAAG GTGCAATATTTGGTTTCTTTCTTCTCATGTTAGTAATTGTTGTGCCTTATCGTGTCTATAGCTCAAATAAAGTAGAAAGAGATAATAAAGTAAAGGTTAAAAAGTTTCTAGAAGACTATGAAGCCCTCAAGCCCTCAAGATACTCCTATGCTGATATTAAAAGGATTACGAGTCAATTCAAAGATAAATTAGGGGAAGGAGGATATGGAACCGTGTACAAAGGAAAGCTTTCAGATGAAGTTTTTGTTGCAGTAAAAATCCTTAACAATTCTCAAGGAAATGGGGAAGAGTTCATTAATGAAGTAGCAACAATGGGTACAATCCACCATGTTAATATAGTTCGTTTAGTTGGATTTTGTGCTGATAGATTTAATCGAGCTTTAATTTATGAGTACTTACCAAATGAGTCATTGGagaagttcatattttcaaaagttgtCAAGAACTATTCACTTAGTTGgaagaaacttcaagaaattgCTATAGGTATAGCAAAAGGAATTGAGTATCTTCATCAAGGTTGTGATCAAAGAATCcttcattttgatatcaaacctCATAATATTTTACTTGACCACAACTTTAATGCAAAGATTTCTGACTTTGGTTTAGCCAAATTGTGCTCCAAGGAACAAAGTGCAGTCTCTATGACAATTGTAAGGGGAACAATAGGCTATATCGCTCCAGAAGTGTTATCTAGGAATTTTGGGAATGTGTCTTATAAGTcagatgtttatagttttggaatgttgttaCTTGAAATGGTTGGAGGAAGGAAGAACATTGATGTTAGTGTGGAAAGTACTAGCCAAGTATATTTCCCAAAATGGATTTATAATCATTTGGATATAGGGGAAGAATTGCATATTCGAATTGAAGAAGAAGGAGATGTTGAGATTGCAAAGAAATTAGCAATTGTGGGACTTTCATGTATTCAGTGGTGTCCAGTGGATCGTCCTTCCATGAAAATTGTGGTTCAAATGTTGGAAGGAGAAGGAGACAAGTTAACCATGCCTCCTAACTCTTTTGCTTCAACAGTTCCAACAAACTTGAGCAAGCCAGGTAGAGTTTTTCAACAAGAGTTGGCAATAATTTCAGAACTAGAGTAA